A stretch of bacterium DNA encodes these proteins:
- the amnC gene encoding 2-aminomuconic 6-semialdehyde dehydrogenase, translating into MSFYNPRLEEQLNAAQLPQARQFINGAFVASQSGDVLDDIEPATGETLARIPRGNAADVEAAVAAAWDAASEWGALPASERSAWLLKLADGIEARFDELATLEARDTGKPISLARTMDIPRAIHNFRFFAGAILHERDHALHQPGVLTYTQHRPVGVAALISPWNLPLYLLTWKIAPCLAWGNCAVAKPSELAPLTAHALAEIAAEIGLPPGVLNIVHGLGPEVGQALIDHPRIPAISFTGGTATGRLVAQAAAGRFAKTSLELGGKNPNIVFSDADFDAALAMTVRSSFANQGEICLCGSRIFVERTSYFPFVEGLIERAAALVIGDPLQESTQMGALISAAHREKVQGYIALAEAEGGRVLGGGQVPSGLPASHSGGFYLEPTVIGGVAPSGRCMQEEIFGPVVTVTPFDDETEVIAWANGVDYGLSASVWTRDVSRAHRVAASLQAGTVWVNTWLLRDLRAPFGGVKASGLGREGGQDSREFFTEAQTVCVKMES; encoded by the coding sequence ATGAGCTTCTACAACCCGCGGCTAGAGGAGCAGCTCAATGCCGCCCAGCTGCCACAAGCGCGGCAGTTCATCAACGGTGCGTTCGTGGCATCGCAGTCCGGAGACGTCCTCGATGACATCGAGCCGGCGACCGGGGAAACACTCGCGCGGATCCCCCGGGGGAATGCTGCCGATGTCGAGGCCGCTGTGGCAGCTGCCTGGGACGCGGCTTCGGAGTGGGGTGCGCTCCCGGCCTCTGAGCGGAGCGCCTGGCTCCTGAAGCTCGCCGATGGCATCGAGGCGCGATTTGATGAACTCGCGACCCTCGAAGCCCGCGACACCGGGAAGCCGATCTCGCTCGCCCGGACCATGGACATCCCCCGGGCGATCCACAACTTCCGTTTCTTCGCCGGGGCGATCCTGCATGAACGTGACCACGCCCTGCATCAGCCGGGGGTGCTGACCTACACGCAGCATCGTCCGGTGGGAGTCGCAGCCCTCATCAGTCCCTGGAATCTGCCGCTCTACCTCCTGACCTGGAAGATCGCGCCCTGTCTGGCCTGGGGGAACTGTGCGGTGGCCAAGCCGAGCGAACTGGCACCCCTGACCGCCCACGCCCTGGCGGAGATTGCGGCCGAGATCGGGCTGCCGCCAGGGGTCCTGAACATCGTGCATGGCCTCGGGCCGGAGGTTGGGCAGGCGCTGATCGACCATCCGCGCATTCCCGCGATTTCCTTCACGGGGGGGACCGCGACTGGTCGACTGGTCGCTCAGGCGGCGGCGGGTCGGTTCGCCAAGACCTCGCTGGAACTGGGGGGCAAAAATCCGAACATCGTTTTCAGCGATGCCGATTTCGATGCCGCGCTGGCGATGACGGTCCGTTCCAGCTTCGCCAATCAGGGCGAGATCTGTCTCTGTGGGTCGCGGATATTCGTGGAGCGGACGAGTTACTTCCCCTTTGTCGAGGGACTCATCGAGCGGGCGGCGGCGCTGGTGATCGGCGATCCGCTGCAGGAGTCCACGCAGATGGGAGCGCTTATCAGTGCGGCTCATCGGGAAAAAGTGCAGGGGTATATCGCGCTGGCGGAGGCCGAGGGGGGGCGGGTGCTCGGTGGCGGACAGGTCCCATCGGGGCTGCCAGCCTCCCATAGCGGGGGATTTTACCTGGAGCCGACTGTGATTGGCGGAGTCGCGCCATCAGGACGCTGTATGCAGGAAGAGATCTTCGGTCCGGTGGTGACAGTCACGCCCTTCGATGACGAGACGGAGGTCATCGCCTGGGCAAACGGGGTGGACTATGGGCTGTCGGCGTCGGTCTGGACCCGGGACGTCTCGCGGGCGCACCGGGTGGCAGCGTCGCTGCAGGCAGGAACCGTCTGGGTCAATACCTGGTTGCTGCGGGACCTCAGAGCCCCCTTTGGCGGGGTGAAGGCATCAGGACTGGGACGCGAAGGGGGGCAGGACTCCCGGGAGTTCTTCACGGAGGCACAGACAGTCTGTGTGAAAATGGAGTCATGA
- the cnrA gene encoding Nickel and cobalt resistance protein CnrA, producing MLERLLRFAVDHRVLVVLLALLAGAFGVQALLELPIDAVPDITNNQVQINIEAPSLSPEEVERRVTLPLEVALAGTPGLDYTRSLTRNGFAQITAVFHDRVDIYLARQLIAERLREASDSIPSGVEPQLGPIATGLGEVYMYAVDFAPFGSSRTRGDVPGWQPDGRYLTPEGQWLSTAEERLTYLRTVQDWIIAPRLSRVPQVAAVDAIGGFERRFVVQPDTRELLAYGLTTTDLVEALEANNLNSGAGTLESGGEAWVVRGEGRLQTVGDLADIVVGTRQGTPIRLRQVATITEGTAYRTGSGSHNGEESVIGTAIMLLGANSRTVAAGVDAAMTEIRPSLPPDIEVTTLLNRMKLVDATIHTVEKNLTEGALLVIVVLFLLLGNIRAALIAALAIPLSMLYAAIGMRQLGISGNLMSLGALDFGLIVDGAVIIVENCLRVLGERQKALGRLLTQEERLQAVFEASRQVRSATAFGEAIIITVYIPILMLTGVEGKMFQPMAATVICALIGAFILSLTLVPALVALWVTGPVSAHEHVLIGPLQRLYRPTLKLALRWRWAVVGSAMALVLGTGLVWQGLGREFIPTLDEQDVAIHALRIPSTGLVQSTAMQLEVEERLLAMPEVMHVFSKTGTAEVASDPMPPSVSDTVVILHPRRDWPAGSGDKRALLDRMTSALQAIPGHNYEFTQPIEMRFNELIAGVRSDVALKLYGDDFGQLEAKAAELTAVLERIPGAADVRADQVSGLPVLTLTTDRAALARYGLHVADVHQVLQVAVAGTEAGDIYDGDRRIPILVRAPEAMRTDLDALHALPVPLHDSEGGGMVGHVPLGMVAQLSLSEGVNQVTRENGRRRLVVQTNVRGRDLGSFVEEAQSRVREEVELPTGMWIEWGGQYENLESAGARLRLVVPLCFALILLLLYTTLGTWRHALLVFVAVPLALTGGIGALVVTGQSFSISAAVGCIALSGIAVLNGLVLVTFINQLRADGSPLDDAILEGCAVRLRPVLMTALVASLGFLPMALAHGTGAEVQRPIATVVIGGLISATLLTLVVLPALYRLTEGWAEGRSHQA from the coding sequence ATGCTTGAGCGCCTGCTCCGATTCGCCGTCGACCACCGGGTCCTGGTCGTCCTGCTGGCGCTGCTGGCAGGAGCCTTTGGTGTCCAGGCGCTACTGGAGCTCCCGATCGATGCGGTGCCGGACATCACCAATAACCAGGTCCAGATCAACATCGAAGCGCCATCGTTGTCACCGGAGGAGGTGGAGCGACGGGTCACGTTGCCTCTGGAGGTCGCTCTGGCCGGCACACCAGGGCTTGATTACACCCGCTCCCTCACCCGCAACGGCTTCGCGCAGATTACGGCGGTCTTTCATGACCGGGTGGATATCTATCTCGCGCGGCAGCTCATCGCGGAACGGCTGCGGGAAGCGTCCGACTCGATCCCGTCGGGGGTGGAGCCCCAGCTCGGACCAATCGCGACAGGGCTGGGAGAGGTGTACATGTACGCCGTCGACTTCGCCCCTTTCGGCAGTAGCCGGACACGGGGTGATGTCCCGGGCTGGCAGCCCGATGGGCGGTATCTGACCCCGGAGGGGCAGTGGCTATCGACAGCTGAGGAGCGACTGACCTATCTGCGAACCGTGCAGGACTGGATCATCGCGCCACGTCTGAGTCGCGTGCCCCAGGTGGCGGCGGTGGACGCCATCGGCGGATTCGAGCGTCGCTTTGTGGTGCAGCCGGACACCCGGGAGCTCCTGGCCTATGGCCTGACCACGACCGATTTGGTCGAAGCGCTGGAAGCGAACAATCTCAACAGCGGTGCCGGGACGCTGGAGTCAGGGGGCGAAGCCTGGGTGGTCCGGGGTGAGGGACGTCTCCAAACGGTGGGGGACCTCGCGGACATCGTGGTCGGGACACGACAGGGGACTCCCATCCGGTTGCGTCAGGTGGCAACGATCACAGAAGGAACGGCGTATCGCACGGGGTCCGGATCGCACAACGGCGAGGAGTCAGTGATCGGGACCGCCATCATGCTGCTGGGGGCGAACAGCCGGACCGTAGCGGCGGGGGTCGATGCCGCCATGACGGAGATTCGTCCGAGTCTCCCGCCGGACATTGAAGTGACGACTCTCCTGAATCGGATGAAGCTGGTGGATGCCACGATCCACACGGTGGAGAAGAATCTCACCGAAGGGGCCTTGCTGGTCATCGTGGTGCTGTTCCTGCTGCTGGGGAACATCCGGGCAGCGCTGATCGCGGCCCTCGCGATCCCGCTGTCGATGCTGTATGCCGCCATCGGGATGCGGCAGCTGGGGATCAGCGGCAATCTGATGAGCCTCGGGGCGCTCGACTTCGGGCTGATTGTGGATGGCGCGGTCATCATTGTCGAGAACTGCCTGCGGGTACTGGGGGAGCGTCAGAAAGCCCTGGGGCGACTGCTGACACAGGAAGAGCGACTGCAGGCGGTGTTTGAGGCGAGTCGGCAGGTACGGTCGGCGACCGCATTTGGTGAGGCGATCATCATCACGGTGTACATCCCGATCCTGATGCTGACCGGTGTCGAAGGCAAAATGTTTCAGCCGATGGCGGCGACCGTCATCTGCGCACTCATCGGGGCGTTCATCCTGTCACTGACGCTGGTCCCGGCTCTGGTCGCGCTCTGGGTGACCGGCCCTGTATCGGCACATGAGCATGTCCTGATCGGCCCCCTGCAGCGGCTTTATCGTCCGACGCTGAAGCTGGCACTCCGCTGGCGCTGGGCAGTAGTGGGGAGTGCTATGGCACTGGTCCTGGGGACTGGACTGGTCTGGCAGGGACTCGGGCGAGAGTTCATCCCGACCCTGGATGAGCAGGATGTCGCCATCCATGCCCTGCGGATTCCGAGTACGGGGCTGGTGCAGTCGACCGCGATGCAGCTGGAAGTGGAAGAGAGACTGCTTGCGATGCCGGAAGTGATGCATGTCTTCTCCAAGACCGGGACCGCAGAGGTCGCATCGGACCCCATGCCCCCCAGTGTGTCGGACACGGTCGTGATCCTGCATCCGCGTCGCGACTGGCCAGCGGGGAGCGGAGACAAGCGTGCCCTGCTGGACCGGATGACCAGCGCGTTGCAGGCGATCCCGGGGCACAACTACGAGTTCACGCAGCCGATCGAGATGCGGTTCAACGAGCTCATCGCCGGTGTACGAAGCGATGTCGCGCTGAAACTATACGGCGATGACTTCGGGCAACTGGAAGCCAAAGCGGCGGAGCTGACCGCTGTGCTGGAGCGGATTCCGGGAGCGGCGGATGTCCGGGCGGATCAGGTCAGCGGCCTGCCGGTCCTGACACTGACCACCGACCGGGCTGCGCTGGCGCGCTATGGCCTCCATGTCGCAGATGTTCATCAGGTGCTGCAGGTCGCGGTGGCGGGGACCGAAGCCGGGGACATCTACGACGGCGACAGGCGGATTCCGATTCTTGTCAGGGCACCGGAGGCGATGCGGACGGACCTGGATGCTCTCCATGCCCTGCCGGTCCCGCTGCATGACAGTGAGGGAGGGGGGATGGTGGGTCATGTGCCGCTGGGGATGGTGGCGCAACTGTCGCTGAGTGAGGGGGTGAATCAGGTGACCCGGGAAAATGGACGTCGCCGCCTCGTGGTGCAGACCAATGTCCGGGGACGGGACCTGGGGAGCTTTGTCGAGGAAGCCCAGTCGCGGGTCCGGGAGGAAGTGGAGCTGCCGACCGGGATGTGGATCGAGTGGGGCGGGCAATACGAGAATCTGGAAAGCGCCGGTGCTCGCCTGCGACTGGTGGTGCCGCTCTGCTTCGCGCTGATTCTGCTGCTGCTCTACACGACCCTGGGGACCTGGCGTCATGCCCTGCTGGTTTTTGTAGCAGTGCCGCTGGCGCTGACCGGCGGCATCGGTGCGCTGGTCGTTACCGGACAGTCCTTTTCGATCTCGGCGGCAGTCGGCTGCATCGCCCTGTCGGGGATTGCGGTTCTCAACGGGCTGGTGCTGGTGACGTTCATCAATCAGCTCCGGGCCGATGGCAGTCCCCTGGACGACGCGATTCTGGAAGGGTGTGCTGTCAGGCTTCGGCCAGTCCTGATGACAGCGCTGGTGGCGAGTCTCGGGTTCCTGCCGATGGCCCTGGCGCACGGCACCGGCGCGGAAGTGCAGCGTCCCATCGCGACCGTGGTCATCGGCGGGCTGATCAGCGCGACACTGCTGACGCTCGTGGTGCTGCCAGCGCTGTATCGCCTCACGGAGGGGTGGGCGGAAGGCAGGAGTCATCAGGCGTAG
- the rutC gene encoding putative aminoacrylate peracid reductase RutC yields MHAMHPDPCIARACLVPGLPHIYLAPEKNPGWQSLHDAYAGLREELAQVEADVMLIYSTQWLSVIGHLFQTDPAPEWTLVDQNWYEYGSIPYKLRVDPDFGATYAACARELGMQASTVAYYGFPVDPGTVIAAKLLNPDNRFPLSMVSCNMYAERDETLRLAAAGRLALERSGKRAIVVLVSGLSHRFFTTPIDPANDRIHSLKDDEWNRKILELLGEGRLEDVAQVARDVARQANGDMGFKGIWWLAGITGQHNRFTGQVYAYAPVWGTGAAVVSLTPALKETLEKEVDEAPIAATAPVSMTAEAAPVRTTPRQGDAATAVSEAGSQAVVSGVAPEPVGPYPHARRVGNLLFVSGIGPRQRGSQEIPGVTFGKGGKKVVAHDIRVQTRACIENIRAILEEAGGSLANVVDVQAFLTDLDDDFAGFNEVYGEYFAAIGPTRTTVEVEKLPTPIHVELKVIAVIG; encoded by the coding sequence ATGCATGCCATGCATCCCGACCCCTGTATTGCCAGGGCCTGCCTGGTCCCCGGACTCCCCCACATCTACCTCGCCCCGGAGAAGAATCCGGGCTGGCAGTCGCTGCACGACGCCTACGCCGGGCTGCGGGAGGAACTCGCGCAGGTCGAAGCCGACGTGATGCTGATCTACTCCACGCAATGGTTGTCAGTCATCGGGCATCTCTTCCAGACCGACCCCGCACCGGAATGGACCCTGGTGGATCAGAACTGGTATGAGTACGGCTCGATCCCGTACAAGCTGCGGGTCGATCCCGATTTCGGTGCGACCTATGCCGCCTGCGCCCGGGAACTGGGAATGCAGGCGAGTACCGTGGCCTATTACGGCTTTCCGGTGGATCCCGGCACGGTCATCGCGGCGAAGCTGCTGAATCCGGACAATCGCTTTCCCCTGAGCATGGTGAGCTGCAACATGTACGCCGAGCGCGACGAAACCCTGCGTCTGGCAGCAGCAGGACGTCTGGCGCTGGAGCGAAGCGGCAAGCGGGCGATTGTGGTGCTCGTGAGCGGCCTGTCGCATCGCTTCTTCACGACCCCCATCGACCCCGCCAACGACCGGATCCATTCCCTCAAAGATGACGAATGGAATCGCAAGATTCTGGAGCTCCTGGGAGAAGGACGCCTCGAGGATGTCGCGCAGGTCGCCCGGGATGTCGCGCGGCAGGCCAATGGCGACATGGGCTTCAAGGGGATCTGGTGGCTGGCCGGCATCACCGGACAGCACAATCGCTTCACCGGACAGGTGTACGCCTATGCCCCGGTCTGGGGGACCGGCGCAGCGGTGGTGTCGCTGACCCCCGCGCTGAAGGAGACCCTGGAGAAGGAAGTCGACGAAGCGCCGATAGCTGCGACAGCTCCCGTTTCCATGACCGCGGAAGCAGCCCCCGTACGCACTACTCCCCGTCAGGGCGACGCCGCGACTGCCGTGTCCGAGGCCGGCAGTCAGGCGGTGGTGAGCGGAGTCGCGCCGGAACCGGTAGGACCCTATCCCCATGCGCGACGGGTCGGGAATCTCCTCTTTGTCTCCGGCATCGGACCGCGGCAGCGGGGGAGCCAGGAGATCCCGGGGGTGACCTTCGGGAAGGGGGGCAAGAAAGTGGTGGCCCACGACATCCGGGTGCAGACCCGCGCCTGCATCGAGAACATCCGCGCCATCCTCGAGGAGGCGGGCGGCAGTCTGGCCAACGTGGTGGATGTCCAGGCCTTTTTGACCGACCTGGACGACGATTTTGCGGGATTCAACGAGGTCTACGGCGAGTACTTCGCCGCCATCGGCCCCACGAGGACGACGGTTGAAGTCGAAAAGCTGCCGACCCCGATCCATGTGGAGCTGAAGGTGATCGCGGTCATTGGGTAA
- the cnbCb gene encoding 2-aminophenol 1,6-dioxygenase subunit beta, with protein sequence MPIIAGVLAPHPPHLVYGENPPQNEPRAECGWEELRWGYERCRAHILAKKPDVILVHSPHWTTVVGTHLLAVPHFEGLSVDPIFPNIFRYHYALDVDVELAEAIAAEGEADGLTMQLMRNPQFRVDYGTITSCHLMNPAWDIPIVGISANNSPYYFSNEMGQELMLKLGAATRRAIDRLGRRAVLLASNSLSHRHFTEEPELPEDMSHEHVYHHGQYLWDMEVLKLMREGKTRQLIDVLPEFMDHAVSEVKAGALSWMIGALDYPDYPAVVHAYGNVIGTGNAIVEWDHEYYTTGHDSGASGLGARPAPDPATIARYQGAGTK encoded by the coding sequence ATGCCCATCATCGCCGGTGTCCTGGCCCCCCATCCCCCCCACCTCGTGTATGGGGAGAATCCGCCACAGAATGAACCCCGTGCGGAATGTGGTTGGGAGGAGTTGCGCTGGGGCTATGAGCGATGCCGGGCGCACATCCTTGCGAAGAAACCGGATGTGATACTGGTCCATTCGCCCCACTGGACGACGGTGGTCGGCACCCATCTGCTGGCAGTCCCGCACTTCGAGGGGCTCTCCGTCGATCCCATCTTTCCCAACATCTTCCGGTACCACTACGCGCTGGATGTCGATGTAGAGCTGGCGGAAGCCATCGCTGCTGAGGGGGAAGCTGATGGGCTCACCATGCAGCTCATGCGGAACCCGCAATTCCGGGTGGACTACGGCACGATCACGTCGTGCCATCTGATGAACCCCGCCTGGGATATCCCCATTGTTGGCATCAGCGCCAACAACAGCCCCTACTATTTTTCCAATGAGATGGGCCAGGAGCTGATGCTGAAGCTCGGGGCCGCGACTCGTCGCGCCATCGACCGTCTCGGACGTCGCGCGGTGCTGCTGGCATCGAACTCGCTGTCGCATCGTCATTTCACCGAGGAGCCGGAGCTGCCCGAGGACATGAGCCACGAGCATGTCTATCACCACGGGCAGTATCTCTGGGACATGGAAGTGCTGAAGCTGATGCGGGAGGGCAAAACGCGACAGCTGATCGATGTCCTGCCGGAGTTCATGGACCATGCGGTGAGCGAGGTGAAGGCTGGTGCGCTCTCCTGGATGATCGGCGCGCTCGACTATCCCGACTATCCGGCGGTAGTGCACGCCTACGGCAATGTCATCGGGACCGGCAACGCCATTGTCGAGTGGGACCATGAGTACTACACGACCGGCCACGATTCCGGCGCGTCGGGGCTGGGAGCACGTCCGGCACCCGACCCCGCGACGATTGCGCGGTACCAGGGAGCCGGGACGAAGTAG
- the kynA gene encoding Tryptophan 2,3-dioxygenase, producing MTDAPLPGGTEYHRLTLQSLNYESYLKVPELLSLQQRLSDPPHHDEMFFIVIHQAFELWFRLLLHETDHLVSFLDAGSMSRALKVLKRQIAIMDLLVDQIELLATLTPVEFGGFRDKLKPASGFQSVQYREMEFAYGNKDPFFLQFFAGRTRELTQLEARLASPSVYHHYWRALQQAGYPVPEEMLEKTGPGLGHAAPRVPASEAGVAFLKELYEHPGTEFHWVLLSEALLDFDMLVAQWRRTHQLMVDRTIGGKTGTGGSSGAEFLKSRMDVRFFPELWSVRGVISEADGSY from the coding sequence ATGACAGACGCCCCCCTCCCCGGCGGTACGGAATATCACCGCCTGACGCTGCAGTCGCTGAACTACGAAAGTTATCTCAAGGTGCCGGAGTTGCTGTCGCTCCAGCAGCGACTGTCCGATCCGCCGCACCACGACGAGATGTTCTTTATCGTCATTCATCAGGCGTTCGAGCTCTGGTTTCGCCTGTTACTGCACGAGACCGATCATCTGGTGAGCTTTCTTGATGCCGGGTCGATGTCCCGTGCGCTGAAAGTCCTCAAGCGGCAGATTGCGATCATGGACCTCCTGGTAGATCAGATTGAGCTCCTCGCCACGCTGACCCCGGTGGAGTTCGGAGGCTTCCGGGACAAACTGAAGCCAGCCTCGGGTTTTCAGTCAGTGCAGTACCGGGAAATGGAGTTCGCCTACGGCAACAAGGACCCCTTCTTTCTGCAGTTCTTTGCCGGACGAACCCGGGAGCTGACCCAGCTGGAAGCACGTCTGGCGAGTCCCAGCGTGTATCACCACTACTGGCGGGCATTGCAGCAGGCGGGGTATCCCGTACCGGAAGAGATGCTGGAGAAGACCGGACCGGGACTGGGGCATGCGGCCCCCCGGGTACCGGCTTCGGAGGCAGGTGTGGCGTTCCTCAAGGAGCTGTACGAGCATCCGGGGACCGAGTTCCACTGGGTGCTGTTAAGTGAGGCGTTGCTCGACTTCGACATGCTGGTCGCCCAGTGGCGTCGGACCCACCAGCTGATGGTGGACCGGACTATCGGCGGCAAGACTGGCACCGGGGGGTCGAGTGGCGCGGAGTTTCTCAAGAGCCGGATGGATGTCCGGTTCTTCCCGGAGCTCTGGAGTGTCCGGGGGGTCATCAGCGAGGCCGACGGGAGCTACTAA
- a CDS encoding Beta-hexosaminidase A, with amino-acid sequence MRCATESRAWLLSLIWCLLLLAGSGEQRADAAAQLPDFSQWTLEEQVGQLLIWGSTNRPEDLTPILEGSGDLPPVPIGGVLLTTKPVRSRDQVLALARFLRTTPATPVPPLLCADQEGGKVAAITEGVVVAPSALQLSLLPDAAMESALVTMIQGTHAVGVDVLLAPVIDIDAEPLNDAIGKHERSFGGDPAAVLRGGRAFVDAAWHVGAVPVLKHFPGHGYADFDSHLTLPTVQQSQREWLQLEGSVYRDLFRHQLLQTGPAPLGIMIAHLRWPALTGNDAPTGFSRPLLQQTLRQELGVGEEAVIWSDDLLMKALPNPVDSAIAMRRAGIDLLLVSREPATLRAIHKALVKYYREGWLDRADLEASLNRILLLKAHLQEHWAPLDPSVTPAATPQVTREPQPFF; translated from the coding sequence ATGCGCTGCGCCACCGAATCCCGCGCCTGGCTGCTCAGCCTCATCTGGTGCCTGTTGTTGCTCGCCGGTTCCGGAGAGCAACGGGCGGATGCCGCAGCCCAGCTGCCGGACTTCTCGCAATGGACCTTAGAGGAGCAGGTCGGACAGCTCCTCATCTGGGGCTCCACCAATCGCCCCGAGGACCTGACCCCCATCCTCGAGGGAAGCGGCGACCTGCCGCCTGTCCCCATCGGCGGGGTCCTCCTCACCACGAAACCGGTCCGTAGCCGGGACCAGGTCCTGGCCCTGGCCCGCTTTCTGCGGACCACCCCCGCCACCCCGGTTCCGCCGCTCCTCTGCGCTGATCAGGAAGGCGGGAAAGTAGCGGCGATAACTGAAGGGGTCGTGGTCGCCCCGTCCGCACTACAGCTCAGCCTTCTGCCCGATGCCGCGATGGAGTCCGCCCTCGTCACGATGATTCAGGGAACCCATGCCGTGGGGGTCGATGTCCTCCTCGCGCCGGTCATCGACATCGATGCCGAGCCCCTCAACGACGCCATCGGGAAGCATGAGCGGAGCTTTGGCGGCGATCCTGCAGCGGTCCTGCGGGGCGGGCGCGCTTTCGTGGATGCCGCCTGGCATGTCGGGGCGGTCCCGGTCCTCAAGCATTTCCCCGGGCATGGCTACGCCGATTTCGATTCGCATCTCACCCTCCCGACGGTCCAGCAATCCCAGCGCGAATGGTTGCAACTGGAGGGGAGCGTCTATCGCGACCTCTTCCGGCATCAGCTGTTGCAGACCGGACCTGCCCCGCTCGGCATAATGATCGCGCACCTGCGCTGGCCCGCCCTCACGGGGAACGATGCCCCCACCGGCTTCTCGCGGCCGCTGCTGCAGCAGACACTCCGCCAGGAACTCGGAGTCGGGGAGGAGGCGGTCATCTGGAGCGATGACCTCCTGATGAAGGCGCTGCCAAATCCGGTCGACAGCGCTATCGCCATGCGACGCGCCGGGATCGATCTGCTCCTGGTCTCCCGGGAGCCCGCGACTCTCCGGGCGATTCATAAAGCGCTGGTGAAGTACTACCGCGAGGGCTGGCTTGATCGGGCAGACCTGGAGGCTTCACTTAATCGCATTCTGCTCCTCAAAGCGCATCTGCAGGAGCACTGGGCACCCCTGGACCCCAGTGTCACACCTGCGGCGACTCCACAGGTGACGCGGGAACCGCAACCCTTCTTCTAG
- the fbaB gene encoding Fructose-bisphosphate aldolase class 1 — MEPLSHLLPERVREILSWYPADNPGTKTNLVRLLMQGRLAGTGRLLILPVDQGWEHGPGRSFGMNPAAYDPRYHFRLAVEAGLSAYAAPLGFLEAAADAPGAIPLILKANNHDILMEEANPLSALTATVDDALRLGCVGIGYTIYPGTAERGSSYEQLREVIAEAKAAGLVVVVWSYPRGGDLSKSDETALDVIAYAAHIAAELGGHIIKVKLPSAALGEAGSLKATRQLYESEGIPREPLSARVAHVVQATFAGRRLVIFSGGAKATDETLYEEARAIVDGGGHGSIMGRNAFQRPQAAALSLLSQLLDIYKG; from the coding sequence ATGGAACCCCTGAGTCATCTGTTGCCGGAACGTGTCCGGGAGATCCTGAGCTGGTATCCCGCAGACAATCCGGGGACCAAGACCAACCTGGTGCGCCTGCTGATGCAGGGGCGTCTGGCCGGGACCGGCCGACTGCTGATCCTGCCGGTCGACCAGGGGTGGGAACATGGCCCCGGACGGTCCTTTGGGATGAACCCGGCGGCGTATGACCCGCGTTACCACTTCCGGCTGGCGGTGGAGGCGGGGTTGTCGGCTTACGCTGCTCCGCTGGGCTTTCTGGAAGCTGCGGCGGATGCGCCGGGGGCCATTCCGCTGATTCTGAAGGCGAACAACCACGACATCCTCATGGAGGAAGCGAACCCGCTGTCGGCCCTGACCGCGACGGTGGATGATGCCCTGCGCCTGGGGTGTGTCGGCATCGGTTACACGATCTATCCGGGGACCGCCGAGCGGGGAAGCAGCTATGAGCAGCTCCGGGAGGTGATCGCGGAGGCCAAAGCGGCGGGCCTGGTGGTGGTGGTCTGGTCGTATCCCCGGGGTGGCGATCTGAGCAAGAGTGACGAAACCGCCCTGGATGTGATCGCGTATGCGGCGCACATCGCGGCGGAGCTCGGGGGGCACATCATTAAGGTGAAGCTGCCATCTGCGGCCCTCGGCGAGGCCGGGAGCCTGAAGGCGACCCGCCAGCTTTACGAATCCGAGGGGATTCCGCGGGAGCCGTTGAGTGCCCGGGTGGCGCATGTGGTGCAGGCGACTTTTGCCGGACGTCGGCTGGTGATTTTCTCCGGGGGCGCGAAGGCGACCGACGAGACGCTATATGAGGAAGCCCGGGCGATTGTCGACGGGGGCGGGCACGGGTCGATCATGGGCCGGAACGCCTTCCAGCGTCCGCAGGCAGCGGCCCTGTCGCTACTGAGCCAGCTGCTCGATATCTATAAGGGATAG
- the kynB gene encoding Kynurenine formamidase, with amino-acid sequence MVLHDISPPLHPGIAVWPGDTPFTRECLLAISAGDNIDLSTIHTTVHLGAHTDAPSHYVAAGAGIDTRPLDLYLGPCLVVAVTVAPGARIYPSDLPQDLPDPLPGRVLFCTGTFPDPDVWNADFASLSPELIAWCHDRGARLLGLDTPSIDPFDSKGLESHQAIAARDMAILEGVVLTGVAPGMYELIALPLRLVGADASPVRAVLRSLA; translated from the coding sequence ATGGTTCTGCACGACATCAGCCCGCCACTTCATCCTGGCATCGCGGTCTGGCCCGGCGACACCCCCTTCACCCGCGAGTGCCTGCTCGCCATCAGCGCCGGCGACAACATCGACCTCTCCACCATTCACACGACCGTCCACCTCGGCGCGCACACCGACGCCCCCAGTCACTATGTCGCCGCCGGTGCCGGCATCGACACCCGTCCGCTGGACCTCTACCTCGGCCCCTGCCTCGTGGTGGCCGTCACGGTCGCCCCCGGCGCTCGCATCTACCCATCGGACCTCCCCCAAGACCTCCCCGACCCGCTGCCCGGACGGGTTCTTTTTTGCACCGGCACCTTCCCGGACCCCGATGTCTGGAACGCGGATTTCGCCAGCCTCTCGCCGGAGCTTATCGCCTGGTGCCACGACCGCGGGGCGCGGCTCCTGGGCCTCGACACCCCCAGCATCGATCCCTTCGACTCCAAGGGGCTAGAGAGTCATCAGGCGATCGCGGCGCGGGACATGGCGATTCTGGAGGGGGTGGTGCTGACCGGGGTCGCGCCCGGCATGTACGAGCTCATTGCGTTGCCGTTGCGGCTGGTGGGGGCTGACGCCAGTCCGGTGCGTGCGGTGTTACGGTCGCTCGCCTAG